In Centroberyx gerrardi isolate f3 chromosome 20, fCenGer3.hap1.cur.20231027, whole genome shotgun sequence, a genomic segment contains:
- the bahcc1b gene encoding LOW QUALITY PROTEIN: BAH and coiled-coil domain-containing protein 1 (The sequence of the model RefSeq protein was modified relative to this genomic sequence to represent the inferred CDS: inserted 4 bases in 4 codons; deleted 6 bases in 4 codons), with amino-acid sequence MENRDFAPPHHLLTERSALVHSAASRMAPGGHGSVQHPAHFQPGKYYSSHLSMGPHSGASFMGSFLASSLGSPPSHPAHPSGPPASPSSPSYRGGPHSSASPIWFPHSHEGYPRYSGSLASPFLPMSPLDHHSNGLYGQHRFYETQKDHFYLRGLPAQPALLSANHSLPPLSRTAPGHPLGSCSRETDTGGGGGGGGGGGGGKSAKEAAEKGVSSASKEKERSSSKERHQESKDKHHQLHHHHPHQTNAATTPPGHHQAYPHPHHALPPHLTPLGREEDHRHSLERHKEYRDSDSAGQGTKHLSTCKLSGGSAAETGTKGGALSSCSGGGGRPPSGGARRCSKEGPVSGEMRISESPTSSSECMRRGAAAATAILAPPTPYSMPPPPPPPPPPHPLHMGSAVAGGWLHHPHHHPHPEFYCPPAPLTLATSKDPASAPGGSGREAKVTGPTYVPSVGPLGDMAAPGAGGGGRKGDDKGAEKSGGGSYESPSHLLSQPSSCQRKDQSQPHQQQLGYGKADKPPDWSHSHQTQHSHKNNPNPGAQSELRSCSLEASSSSRDVEVLDDIYRPSLPLEAQGTHPAAGHGTSKNGPYASTPPFRDCSHSGPHPDGKVGSGAAVPREGQKVARIRHQQHSSHGAGTEEKGRDGGQTAASWGARGGHQEDQRKTSHHATVGNSEVRGVSSRAPNSHHNQPQSQPPPPQSRSSPHPTEGEGSAMKNLMNYSSQQPLLLPQRSPFGGLGCLKQGGDRSERGERGGRSNASPQDPPKQPLPPRRGSANEGERGERGGKETGEAGEGEVRQPPVGIAVAVARPPHRPPDTPPGHSRQGRVLPSMKGVSRSVYPLGREAEERKRMTEEQISLHHLDRDREMLIRENKDRVEFARXHPSSSCHGDLTSHLLVPXGASQLGADPSAHAHPAHHHWMQRTGSPSLWMGHSYSLGHVGMSPGFPPGLPSPLQPVLGSLTQDPNTPLVVLPTEPDTSPPLDVLEQSGLWPPVYGGRGPPPHLQHHPVYSRSSFLRQQELYALQHQHQQQQQQQRAMEHMHRHLGQKHEEHAITIEDSPHESSASRPPSSSSSSSSSSSSGQTLLHTPPPPKTSTPSPGLCPSSRQSPCYHSXSRRPHPPNPLNPAPSPAAAAPRSPALSPAPSHLSKGSERGSDRGEGQPPQDYPQSLEPDLPPVYTYPSIAMGYKAGPSPPEARLAEPATTEAEPAQPDSKSLPHPCHIQPLPEEEEGREEDEEKDCEVVESQSGGAEVEREERRAEGTGRPVSESVLSRAESKISGMPPCLASFPAPAPVPEPACQATAAGKAQKGELSLGCPGQKAGLEETQPPKDQEEEEEGEGERGKEDMEEDEEEKSESEPAECTVSVPLELIGEEEEKQEEEGGKDGENVEVVEDEEEEEEQGKGKGRSPGGVSVELISSSPPSSPXPPSTSSAAAELQGAYMWSLELLIAAALCATRDALYPPAPAAPAPGPPPHHGMEILGELAELEIQQRSRESKERDAEGEDMLTFDLHSLATLAAARALEMEGGAMDVGVDQQCPIRKRLNLRRKCSWTPRHEPVCPVKGSMETMGGEELAMRVQLAELQRRYKEKQRELAKLQRKHDHQKEETSRSPARRGPGRPRKRKSTPGPAAAESSKRLRAGLNLLEEKARKKMSNHGFNGLSAAQMKARCKRRGRPSTLSSRLARRVTQLKQKAAAQRGAPSAGMLRCRAAPGAEVTSKSHCRQGGTADPSGLQQDWAANQAVRRRRGRKPKVLMGVDPSRSHHKERRASEKQEAREEKSDSESSGHEEEEEGSYDSEDGSGDIKISSSSKEAPANPAGIGSFSSQASRLQANQKARSKRPGPPGVGSMPSADLRRAPGRPSLALTERGRPDHQGTKRASLPSWGAPSVGCSFGDGRGNHRALGNSNRSCKEALRKSSGAQGILGKAKGHAVSRLLESFAADDGFRLDEESSFSEGEEEEEEDEEEEELIHLPPNMPCRIPALPNCVLSKEMLVDGLKILISKEDELLYAACVQTLDLPDIFSVVIEGERGNRPRIYSLEQLLQEAVLDVRPQTEAILTAGTRVCAYWSERSRCLYPGYVHRGGPGEEEKEGSVMVEFDDGDRGRISLPNIRLLPPGYQVHCAEPSPALLISPGRRGRRSSAQEKKDTPTEKPANGESAGRPQEKRPVGRPKKIHSVPKTATIPTSASDTVTKGNTSSLSWSAPRKRPPVDFFLFNGTSRKTQRRIRERDLGVFHRPASHPLAPSAPIKGIFGSPFEVDSFSSIANGYAAFGSGGNSGAGRPVTTATPIGLRDSSSSACSSTATMATGNRKPVSERDRKQFLVKLDHEGVTSPKTKNSKALLRLGGSGGRGSKGLASTGAPLRYIHPTLLVKDGKKGGGDRERGGARSEALLKGAPPLRKDLLSAGLGVQGGDYNLDYPSDCPSSYSELDEDDDDDGQDAEARRRAAAVTTLRAGRFLSRLSVCSSSSSSSSSSSGSLSSSSLCSSDNDSSYSSDEESSSVLLRRALLQQGKHKHRQNMTSDLLSPDPTTSNSNSSPSASAPAHSYVAKAAMAVSGSKLRAERTEDRKEYISKGSVAANSSTAKSHVKRKEGGPNSHIQSQTGPVSQQPKSITKDPSSAKRQRMSSPDALPNMAPLLPGRQLWKWSGNPTQRRGLKGKARKLFYKAIVRGKETVRVGDCAVFLSPGRPQLPYVGRVESLWESWSSSMVVRVKWFYHPEETRLGKRHRDGKNALYQSSHEDENDVQTISHRCQVVSRSEYEHMIRQRKPGGVANDLFYLAGTYEPTTGQLVSPEGVAIVS; translated from the exons gtgcTTCCTTCATGGGTTCCTTCCTGGCCAGCAGTTTGGggtcccccccctcccaccctgctCACCCTTCAGGGCCCCCTgcctcgccctcctccccctcctacAGGGGCGGACCCCACTCCAGCGCTTCCCCCATTTGGTTCCCCCATTCACACgaag GGTATCCCCGCTATTCAGGAAGTCTTgcttctcccttcctccccatGAGTCCCCTGGATCACCATAGCAACGGTCTCTATGGACAGCACCGCTTCTATGAAACTCAGAAAG ATCACTTCTACCTGAGAGGCCTTCCTGCCCAGCCCGCTCTGCTCTCCGCCAATCACAGCCTTCCGCCTCTGTCCAGGACCGCCCCCGGCCACCCGCTGGGCTCCTGCAGCCGAGAGACGGACacgggcggaggaggaggcgggggaggcggaggaggaggcgggaaGAGCGCTAAGGAGGCGGCGGAGAAAGGCGTGTCGTCTGCGTCGAAGGAGAAGGAGCGATCGAGCAGCAAGGAGCGGCACCAGGAGAGCAAAGACAAGCACCATCAGCTCCACCATCACCACCCTCATCAGACGAACGCCGCCACCACGCCACCCGGCCACCACCAAGCGTACCCCCACCCTCACCACGCGCTCCCCCCTCACCTCACGCCGCTGGGCAGGGAGGAGGACCACAGACACTCGCTGGAGCGACACAAAGAGTACAGAGACAGCGACTCGGCCGGTCAGGGGACAAAACACTTGAGCACCTGTAAACTGTCCGGCGGTTCTGCGGCGGAGACGGGAACCAAGGGGGGAGCGCTGAGCAGTTGCAGCGGTGGGGGGGGTAGACCTCCATCGGGAGGTGCCAGGCGGTGCTCCAAGGAGGGACCGGTGAGCGGGGAGATGAGGATCAGCGAATCCCCGACTTCCTCCTCCGAATGTATGAGGAGAGGAGCAGCCGCGGCGACAGCCATCCTGGCGCCTCCAACCCCCTACTCcatgcctcctcctccccctccgccaccccctcctcaccccttgCACATGGGCTCCGCTGTGGCAGGCGGGTGGCTGCatcacccccaccaccacccgcACCCCGAGTTTTACTGCCCCCCGGCCCCTCTCACCCTGGCCACCTCCAAAGATCCAGCGTCCGCCCCTGGAGGGTCCGGCAGGGAGGCGAAAGTCACCGGCCCCACTTACGTTCCCTCGGTCGGGCCGCTGGGAGACATGGCAGCCCccggagcaggaggaggtgggaggaaaggagacgaCAAGGGAGCTGAAAAGAGCGGAGGAGGATCCTATGAAAGTCCTTCTCACCTCCTCAGCCAGCCCAGCAGCTGCCAGAGGAAGGATCAGTCCCAGCCgcaccagcagcagctgggCTACGGCAAGGCGGACAAACCTCCCGACTGGAGCCACAGCCACCAGACGCAGCACTCTCACAAAAACAACCCCAACCCCGGAGCTCAGTCTGAGCTGCGGTCCTGCAGCCTGGAGGCCTCGTCTTCCTCCAGAGACGTGGAGGTTCTGGATGATATTTATCGGCCCTCGCTCCCTCTGGAGGCCCAGGGGACGCACCCCGCCGCTGGACACGGCACATCCAAGAACGGCCCCTACGCCAGCACCCCTCCCTTCAGGGACTGTTCCCACTCAGGTCCTCATCCTGACGGGAAGGTGGGGTCGGGGGCGGCAGTTCCGAGGGAGGGGCAGAAGGTTGCTAGGATACGGcaccagcagcacagcagccaTGGGGCCGGTacagaagagaagggaagagacgGTGGACAGACGGCAGCCTCCTGGGGGGCGCGAGGCGGCCACCAAGAGGACCAGAGGAAAACCTCCCATCATGCAACAGTTGGCAACAGTGAAGTAAGAGGGGTCAGCAGCAGGGCTCCAAACTCCCACCACAACCAGCCCCAGTCTCAGCCGCCTCCCCCTCAGTCCCGCTCCTCTCCCCACCCCACCGAGGGCGAGGGCAGCGCCATGAAGAATCTAATGAACTACAGCTCCCAGCAGCCTTTGCTGCTGCCCCAGCGGAGCCCCTTCGGAGGTCTGGGCTGCCTCAAGCAGGGCGGAGACAGAtcggagaggggggagagaggaggcagaagcAACGCCTCCCCGCAGGACCCCCCCAAACAGCCGCTCCCTCCCCGCCGAGGCTCCGCCaacgagggggagagaggggagagaggcggGAAGGAGAcgggggaggcgggggagggggaggtgaggCAGCCTCCGGTGgggatcgctgttgcggtagcCAGGCCCCCCCATCGTCCCCCAGACACCCCCCCTGGACACAGCAGACAGGGCAGGGTCCTGCCCAGCATGAAAG GAGTGTCGCGCTCTGTGTATCCGCTGGGtcgggaggcggaggagaggaagaggatgacagAGGAACAGATTAGCCTTCATCACctggatagagacagagaaatgctCATCAG GGAAAACAAGGATCGGGTGGAGTTTGCCA ATCACCCCTCTAGCAGTTGCCACGGCGACCTGACCTCTCACCTCTTGGTCC GTGGAGCCAGCCAGTTAGGGGCGGACCCTTCTGCACATGCTCACCCGGCCCATCACCACTGGATGCAGAGGACAGGAAGTCCCTCCCTCTGGATGGGCCATTCATATA GTCTGGGCCATGTGGGGATGAGCCCAGGCTTCCCGCCCGGTCTGCCCAGCCCTCTGCAGCCCGTCCTGGGCTCGCTCACCCAGGACCCTAACACC CCGCTGGTGGTCCTTCCTACAGAACCGGACACATCACC tcctctagATGTGTTGGAGCAGTCAGGACTTTGGCCGCCCGTATACGGAGGCCGGGgccccccccctcacctgcAGCATCACCCCGTCTACTCGCGCTCCTCGTTCCTACGGCAACAGGAGCTGTACGCCCTGCAGCATCAgcac cagcagcagcagcagcagcagcgagcCATGGAGCACATGCACCGACACTTGGGACAG AAACACGAGGAGCATGCCATCACCATCGAAGACTCTCCTCATGAGTCTTCAGCATCCCgaccccct tcttcctcttcctcctcctcctcctcctcttcgagCGGCCAAACCCTTCtccacacccctcctcccccgaaGACGTCCACCCCGTCTCCAGGCTTGTGTCCCAGCAGCCGTCAGTCGCCCTGCTACCACT CGTCCAGACGACCGCACCCCCCCAACCCTCTGAACCCGGCGCCCAGCCCGGCCGCAGCGGCGCCCCGCTCCCCGGCGCTCAGCCCCGCCCCTTCACACCTGTCCAAAGGGTCGGAGAGGGGCAGCGACAGGGGAGAGGGGCAGCCACCTCAGGACTACCCACAATCCTTAGAGCCAG ATCTGCCACCTGTTTACACCTACCCTTCAATCGCCATGGGTTACAAGGCCGGGCCCTCGCCTCCTGAAGCCCGATTGGCTGAACCGGCCACCACGGAGGCGGAGCCAGCACAACCCGATTCCAAGTCCCTCCCACACCCTTGCCACATCCAGCCTCTCcccgaggaagaggaagggagagaagaggacgaAGAGAAAGATTGTGAAGTGGTAGAGTCCCAGAGTGGAGGTgcagaggtagagagggaggaaaggagagcagaagGGACGGGACGCCCCGTGTCGGAGTCCGTTCTGTCCCGCGCCGAGAGCAAGATTTCTGGAATGCCGCCATGCCTTGCCTCGTTTCCAGCCCCGGCTCCAGTCCCAGAGCCGGCCTGCCAGGCCACAGCCGCAGGCAAAGCCCAGAAAGGAGAGCTGTCTCTGGGATGCCCGGGCCAGAAGGCCGGCCTGGAGGAGACCCAGCCACCCAaagaccaggaggaggaggaggagggggagggggagcgtGGAAAAGAGGACAtggaggaggacgaagaggagaaAAGCGAGTCTGAACCAGCAGAATGTACTGTCTCTGTGCCTCTGGAGCTCattggagaagaggaggagaagcaggaggaggaaggcggcaaagatggagagaatgtAGAGGTGGttgaagacgaggaggaggaggaggagcaggggaaggggaaggggaggagtcCAGGCGGGGTTTCAGTGGAGCTAATAAgcagctctcctccctcctccc ctcctccctccacctccagcgCGGCGGCCGAGCTCCAAGGCGCCTACATGTGGAGCCTGGAGCTGCTGATCGCCGCGGCCCTGTGCGCCACCCGAGACGCCCTGTACccgcccgcc cccgccgccccGGCCCCGGGCCCCCCGCCCCACCACGGCATGGAGATACTGGGAGAACTGGCCGAGCTGGAGATccagcagaggagcagggagagcaaggagagagaTGCAGAAG GTGAGGACatgctgacctttgacctccacaGTCTGGCGACGCTGGCGGCCGCCCGTGCcctggagatggagggaggggctATGGATGTGGGGGTGGACCAGCAGTGTCCAATCAGGAAGAGGCTCAACCTGCGCAGGAAGTGCAGCTGGACACCTCGGCACGAGCCG gtgtgccCAGTGAAGGGCTCCATGGAGAcgatgggaggggaggagctgGCCATGCGTGTCCAGCTGGCTGAGCTACAGCGCCGCtacaaagagaaacagagagagctggCCAAGCTACAGAGGAAACACGACCACCA gAAAGAGGAGACGTCTCGTAGCCCCGCCCGCCGGGGGCCCGGTCGCCCCCGCAAACGCAAGTCCACCCCCGGCCCGGCCGCCGCGGAGAGCTCCAAGAGACTCAG GGCGGGGCTTAACCTGCTGGAGGAGAAGGCCAGGAAGAAAATGTCCAATCACGGCTTCAACGGCCTCAGCGCCGCACAG ATGAAAGCCCGCTGTAAGCGCAGAGGTCGGCCCAGCACCCTGAGCTCCAGGCTCGCCCGGCGGGTGACCCAGCTGAAGCAGAAGGCGGCGGCCCAGCGCGGTGCACCGTCAGCAGGCATGCTGCGCTGCAGAGCCGCCCCCGGGGCCGAAGTCACCTCCAAGAGTCACTGCAGACAAGGAGGCACAG CTGATCCATCAGGCCTACAGCAGGACTGGGCAGCCAATCAGgcggtgaggaggaggaggggtcgCAAGCCGAAGGTCCTGATGGGCGTCGACCCGTCCAGATCTCACCACAAAGAGAGGCGGGCCTCCGAGAAACAGGAagccagagaggagaagagtgacAGTGAGAGCTCGGGACACG aggaggaggaggagggcagctACGACAGCGAAGATGGAAGCGGTGACATCAAGATTAGCTCATCCTCTAAAGAAGCTCCTGCAAACCCTGCTGGGATCGGGTCTTTTTCATCGCAGGCCTCCAGGCTCCAAGCCAACCAGAAAGCCAGGAGTAAGAGACCGGGGCCTCCTG gcGTGGGGAGCATGCCCAGTGCAGATCTGAGGAGAGCCCCCGGGAGGCCCAGTCTGGCTCTTACAGAGAGGGGACGCCCAGACCACCAGGGGACTAAAAGAGCGTCTCTGCCCAGCTGGGGTGCGCCGTCAGTGGGCTGCAGCTTCGGGGACGGCAGGGGCAACCACAGAGCTCTGGGAAACTCCAACAGGAGCTGCAAGGAAGCCTTGAGGAAGAGCTCAGGAGCacagggcattctgggaaag GCCAAGGGCCACGCGGTGAGCCGGCTGCTGGAGAGTTTCGCCGCTGACGACGGGTTTCGCCTGGATGAGGAGAGCAGCTTCTccgagggggaagaggaggaggaggaggatgaggaggaggaggagttgatCCATCTTCCACCCAACATGCCTTGCAGAATACCAG ctCTGCCTAACTGTGTGCTGAGTAAGGAGATGCTGGTGGATGGGCTGAAGATCCTGATCTCTAAGGAGGATGAGCTGCTGTACGCTGCCTGTGTCCAAACTCTGGACCTGCCTGACAT atTCAGTGTTGTGATtgaaggggaaagagggaatCGCCCCAGGATCTACTCGCTGGAGCAACTGCTTCAGGAAGCG GTGCTAGATGTGCGGCCCCAGACGGAGGCCATCTTGACCGCTGGGACACGAGTGTGTGCCTACTGGAGCGAGCGCTCTCGCTGCCTCTACCCAGGATACGTCCACCGGG gaggtccgggcgaggaggagaaggagggcagTGTGATGGTGGAGTTTGATGacggagacagaggaaggatcTCGCTCCCCAACATCAGACTGCTGCCCCCCGGATACCAGGTCCACT GTGCGGAACCCTCTCCGGCCCTTTTGATCTCACCTGGTCGCCGTGGTCGCCGTAGCTCCGCCCAGGAGAAGAAAGACACGCCCACAGAGAAACCAGCCAATGGGGAGTCAGCAGGGAGGCCCCAGGAGAAAAGACCAG TTGGCAGACCGAAGAAAATCCACTCAGTGCCTAAGACCGCCACCATACCGACATCAGCGTCAGACACTGTAACCAAAGGCAACACTTCCTCGTTGAGCTGGTCCGCTCCCAGGAAGAGACCCCCGGTTGACTTCTTCCTCTTCAACGGGACGTCCCGCAAGACCCAGCGGAGGATCCGAGAGCGAGACCTGGGGGTGTTCCATCGCCCCGCCTCCCACCCACTCGCCCCCTCGGCCCCCATCAAAGGCATCTTCGGTTCCCCCTTCGAAGTCGACTCCTTCAGTAGCATCGCTAATGGTTACGCGGCCTTCGGTAGCGGTGGAAACTCTGGAGCCGGGCGTCCAGTTACCACGGCAACTCCTATAGGGCTCCGggactcctcctcttctgcttgTTCCTCTACTGCCACCATGGCGACTGGGAACAGGAAGCCGGTGAGCGAGCGCGACAGGAAGCAGTTCCTGGTGAAGCTTGACCACGAAGGAGTGACTTCTCCCAAAACGAAGAACAGCAAGGCCCTGCTGCGGCTCGGGGGgagcggagggagaggaagCAAGGGCCTCGCCTCCACAGGAGCGCCGCTGCGTTACATCCACCCCACCCTGCTGGTGAAGGACGgcaagaagggaggaggggacagagagaggggcggggccaggTCTGAGGCTCTTCTAAAGGGCGCTCCACCGCTGAGAAAGGACCTTCTGTCAGCTGGCCTCGGAGTCCAAGGCGGGGATTATAATTTGGATTACCCCAGCGACTGCCCCAGCTCCTACTCTGAGCTGGACGAAGACGACGATGACGACGGTCAAGATGCCGAAGCGCGAAGAAGAGCCGCAGCGGTCACGACCCTCCGCGCCGGGCGATTCCTCTCTCGCCTCTCCGTctgctcctcctcgtcctcgtcttcctcttcatcctccggctccctctcctcctcgtccctgTGCTCCTCGGACAACgactcctcctactcctccgaCGAGGAGTCGTCCTCGGTGCTGCTGCGCCGCGCGCTGCTCCAGCagggcaaacacaaacacaggcagaaCATGACCTCCGACCTCCTGAGCCCTGACCCTACCACCTCCAACTCCaactcctctccctccgcctcAGCCCCGGCTCACAGCTACGTGGCCAAAGCCGCCATGGCCGTCTCGGGGTCAAAGTTGAGGGCTGAGAGGACAGAAGACAGGAAGGAGTACATATCGAAAGGAAGTGTTGCGGCAAACAGTAGCACAGCCAAATCCCACgtgaagaggaaagaaggaggtcCTAACAGCCACATTCAAAGCCAGACTGGTCCGGTGAGCCAGCAACCTAAATCCATTACCAAGGACCCGTCATCAGCCAAGAGACAGAGGATGTCCTCCCCTGACGCTCTGCCCAACATGGCTCCCCTGCTGCCTGGACGCCAGCTCTGGAAATGGTCTGGCAACCCCACGCAG AGGAGAGGTCTGAAGGGAAAAGCCCGCAAGCTTTTCTACAAGGCCATCGTTCGGGGCAAGGAGACGGTCAGAGTGGGCGACTGCGCTGTGTTCCTGTCGCCCGGCCGGCCCCAGCTGCCCTACGTGGGCCGAGTGGAGAGCCTGTGGGAGTCCTGGAGCTCCAGCATGGTGGTCAGGGTCAAGTGGTTCTACCACCCCGAGGAGACACGGCTGGGGAAGAGGCACCGCGACGGCAAG aatgccttgtACCAGTCGAGCCACGAGGACGAGAACGACGTCCAGACCATCTCCCATCGCTGCCAGGTGGTCAGCCGGTCCGAATACGAGCACATGATTCGTCAGCGGAAACCTGGGGGCGTGGCTAACGACCTGTTCTACCTGGCCGGAACCTACGAGCCAACCACTGGCCAGCTGGTCAGCCCAGAGGGCGTGGCTATTGTGTCCTAG